One window of Candidatus Nanosynbacter sp. HMT-352 genomic DNA carries:
- a CDS encoding response regulator: protein MKKLLIVEDDKNWADILGKFAADVGAEYRVAVSGGQAIEIIDDWQPDALILDMLLAGETAIALLNELRSYADLASLPIVVCTNIDVKMDDLRPLGVKSILNKTSMRPNEARAIFREVLNDGAE, encoded by the coding sequence ATGAAAAAACTGTTAATCGTTGAGGATGATAAGAATTGGGCGGATATTCTGGGCAAGTTTGCCGCAGATGTTGGCGCGGAATATCGAGTGGCGGTTTCTGGTGGTCAGGCGATTGAAATTATTGACGATTGGCAACCTGATGCTTTAATTTTGGATATGTTGTTAGCTGGTGAAACGGCGATTGCTCTGTTGAATGAGCTGCGATCGTACGCGGATTTGGCGAGTTTGCCGATTGTGGTTTGTACGAATATCGACGTTAAAATGGACGATTTGCGTCCGCTTGGCGTGAAGTCGATTTTGAATAAAACATCGATGCGCCCGAATGAGGCGCGGGCGATTTTTCGCGAGGTTCTAAATGACGGGGCAGAGTGA
- the recO gene encoding DNA repair protein RecO codes for MTGQSERVKAIVLRRTNYAEADRVLQLLTPKGRRSVIAKGVRRERSKLAGGIELFAICDVVICSGRGDLGLLTSARLSAFYRHILEDYDRMQFAYSVMKLVSAASENIDEPEWYYVLSQVLEQLNNPAINQKLIETWFYLQYASLLGDELNLRTDVTTAALLSDKKYMYDNAEKGLRLAEQGDLGADAIKLLRLIQAKPLANVAQIGGITEVINDCWLIARQHAAV; via the coding sequence ATGACGGGGCAGAGTGAACGAGTAAAAGCAATTGTTTTGAGGCGAACGAATTACGCCGAAGCTGACCGGGTTTTGCAATTATTAACGCCAAAAGGTCGACGTAGCGTAATCGCAAAAGGCGTGCGACGCGAGCGCAGTAAACTGGCAGGCGGAATTGAATTATTCGCGATTTGTGATGTGGTTATTTGCTCTGGTCGGGGTGATTTGGGGCTATTAACTTCCGCTCGATTGTCGGCTTTTTATCGGCATATTTTGGAAGATTATGATCGGATGCAGTTTGCATATTCGGTAATGAAATTGGTTTCTGCGGCGAGTGAAAACATTGACGAACCAGAGTGGTATTATGTGCTGAGTCAAGTTTTGGAGCAATTGAATAATCCCGCAATAAACCAAAAATTGATTGAAACGTGGTTTTATTTGCAATACGCGAGTTTGCTGGGAGATGAACTGAATCTTCGTACGGACGTAACGACAGCGGCGCTACTGTCAGATAAAAAATATATGTATGACAATGCAGAGAAAGGTTTGAGATTGGCGGAGCAGGGCGATTTGGGCGCAGACGCAATCAAATTGTTAAGGTTAATCCAGGCAAAGCCACTGGCGAATGTGGCGCAAATCGGCGGAATAACTGAGGTTATAAACGATTGTTGGTTGATTGCCAGACAACACGCGGCAGTGTAA
- a CDS encoding glycine--tRNA ligase, translating to MGQAKMEDIISLCKRRGFIYQGSDVYGGLSGTWDYGPLGVQLKRNIMNLWWRMFVDERDDIYGVDAAILMNPKVWKASGHVDTFVDPLCEDTVNHRRYRTDHILKDNGVDADGLTMEQMDEVIAEKGIKSPDGNPLSKSRTFNMMFKTSVGATESEDSAAYLRPETAQGIFTNFKNVVDSFYPDLPFGIAQQGKAFRNEIAPRDFVFRSREFEQMEIEYFVNPENWQEAFDELLKSTHEFLEALGLDPENIHELDVPPEDRAHYSKKTIDIEYDFPIGKEELMGIAYRTDFDLMNIQRVSGKSMEYTIKGTNEKFVPHVIEPSFGVERALMAVLSSAYREDEQNGSKRVYLALPEHLAPVKFAVSPLLKNKPELVEKAREIYANLSKKNPGRVMWDDNGNIGKRYRRQDEIGTPHCVVVDFQTLEDDTVTVRERDTTEQRRVKVEEL from the coding sequence ATGGGTCAAGCAAAAATGGAAGATATTATTAGCCTATGCAAGCGCCGCGGTTTTATTTATCAGGGTTCGGATGTTTATGGCGGTTTGTCTGGAACGTGGGATTATGGTCCGCTGGGCGTTCAATTGAAGCGAAATATCATGAATTTGTGGTGGCGAATGTTTGTCGATGAGCGCGACGATATATATGGCGTCGATGCGGCAATTTTGATGAATCCGAAAGTCTGGAAGGCGAGTGGGCATGTTGATACATTCGTTGACCCATTGTGCGAAGATACGGTTAATCATCGGCGTTATCGCACGGATCATATCCTTAAAGACAATGGGGTTGATGCGGACGGTTTGACGATGGAGCAAATGGATGAAGTGATTGCAGAAAAGGGAATTAAAAGCCCAGATGGAAATCCGCTAAGCAAATCGCGAACGTTCAATATGATGTTTAAGACGAGCGTTGGCGCCACCGAAAGTGAAGACAGTGCTGCGTATCTTCGCCCGGAAACGGCTCAGGGAATTTTTACCAATTTTAAGAATGTTGTTGATAGTTTTTATCCAGACTTGCCGTTTGGAATTGCTCAGCAGGGCAAGGCGTTTCGCAATGAAATTGCGCCGCGAGATTTTGTTTTCCGTAGCCGTGAGTTTGAACAAATGGAGATTGAGTATTTTGTCAATCCAGAAAATTGGCAGGAAGCGTTTGATGAATTGTTGAAGTCGACGCACGAGTTTTTGGAGGCGTTGGGATTAGACCCTGAAAATATTCACGAGCTGGACGTTCCACCAGAGGACAGGGCACACTACAGTAAGAAAACGATTGACATTGAATACGATTTTCCAATTGGCAAAGAAGAGCTGATGGGGATTGCATATCGGACCGATTTTGACTTGATGAATATTCAGCGCGTCAGCGGGAAAAGTATGGAATATACGATCAAGGGGACGAATGAAAAGTTTGTGCCGCACGTGATTGAGCCGAGTTTTGGCGTCGAGCGGGCGCTGATGGCGGTCTTGTCGAGTGCGTATCGTGAGGACGAGCAGAACGGCAGCAAGCGTGTTTATTTGGCACTTCCAGAACATTTGGCGCCAGTTAAATTTGCCGTTTCACCGCTACTTAAGAATAAGCCAGAATTGGTGGAGAAGGCGCGTGAAATTTACGCTAACCTATCTAAGAAAAATCCTGGACGCGTTATGTGGGATGACAATGGAAACATCGGTAAGCGTTATCGCCGTCAGGATGAAATTGGTACGCCGCACTGCGTAGTTGTTGATTTTCAGACGCTGGAAGATGACACCGTTACTGTTCGTGAGCGAGATACGACGGAGCAGAGGCGAGTGAAGGTTGAGGAGTTGTAG
- a CDS encoding SAP domain-containing protein, with amino-acid sequence MTKSRPEFDKITSFDEFNQYYWYREELSQICRSLALEHRGTKQELNYIIEQYFKGNLIKKSSIKNETKQVENITLYMPLLECGFSFNTKFREYFSAVTGIAPFKFTADMATAWRKVKSENDLSFTIQDMLKVYYGKSDYAKYDNSVCQWNQFLKDFCADENSRNYSNKLKVAAILWKEVRDSRNEKIYSKNLLTEYAGKIKEYHN; translated from the coding sequence TTGACAAAAAGTAGACCTGAGTTTGATAAAATCACATCGTTTGATGAGTTTAATCAATACTATTGGTATCGTGAAGAACTTTCACAGATATGCAGGTCGCTAGCATTAGAACATAGAGGTACAAAACAAGAACTTAATTATATTATTGAGCAGTACTTTAAGGGTAATTTAATTAAAAAATCATCAATAAAAAACGAAACAAAGCAAGTTGAAAATATTACTCTATATATGCCATTACTTGAATGTGGGTTTTCCTTTAATACAAAATTTAGAGAATATTTCTCTGCCGTAACAGGTATTGCACCTTTTAAATTTACTGCTGATATGGCTACTGCTTGGAGAAAAGTAAAAAGTGAAAATGATTTGAGTTTTACGATTCAAGATATGCTGAAAGTTTATTATGGAAAATCGGATTATGCTAAATATGATAATTCGGTTTGTCAATGGAATCAATTTTTAAAGGATTTCTGTGCAGACGAAAATAGTCGCAACTATTCGAATAAGTTAAAAGTAGCTGCTATTCTTTGGAAAGAAGTTAGAGATTCAAGAAATGAAAAAATTTATTCAAAGAATCTTTTGACTGAATATGCAGGAAAAATAAAAGAGTATCACAATTAG
- a CDS encoding NUDIX hydrolase has product MTKITNGRIITQNLDGTDHLDCLYRVSIKALIYNDAGQILVVKEDGRPLWDLPGGGMDYGETFESALKRELYEEVGYKGNLRYQLFDASDEIYIERIDANQICFSCRVWTENFDFSAGVDADEVMFMDPEELRLQESESGAPLRYKVHLKWQKLCGANSLPTE; this is encoded by the coding sequence ATGACAAAAATCACCAACGGACGTATCATTACACAGAATTTAGATGGAACGGACCATCTGGATTGTCTGTATCGCGTTTCCATAAAAGCTCTGATTTACAACGATGCTGGGCAGATTTTGGTTGTTAAAGAGGACGGGCGGCCGCTTTGGGATCTTCCTGGCGGCGGAATGGATTATGGTGAAACTTTTGAGTCGGCTTTGAAGCGGGAATTATATGAGGAGGTTGGCTATAAGGGTAATCTTCGCTATCAGCTTTTTGATGCGTCGGATGAGATTTACATTGAGCGAATTGATGCTAATCAAATTTGTTTTTCTTGTCGTGTGTGGACGGAAAACTTTGATTTTTCAGCGGGTGTTGATGCGGACGAAGTGATGTTTATGGATCCTGAAGAGTTGCGACTCCAAGAGAGCGAGTCGGGCGCGCCGCTTCGATATAAAGTGCATTTGAAGTGGCAGAAATTGTGTGGCGCAAATAGTTTGCCGACAGAGTAG
- a CDS encoding SDR family NAD(P)-dependent oxidoreductase, producing the protein MHIILGGTSGLGLEIAKQLRERGERVLVLGKTHNPQKHGEGFPLDVYYSDQVESASARIEQILNGDDIDQFVWAAGYGWRGNFEDQPSVRSMAEVNFSGALPLVQWAWRKMSTQNRKSVLTIIGSTSSVKARSDEAVYVATKHAQAGLARSLGMQADEQKLPVRVALFLPGAMKTPFWNGRDLPADYVFFNDPAKIATHIINAIDCQQQPFLEWALPKGTLV; encoded by the coding sequence ATGCATATTATTCTTGGTGGGACGAGTGGGCTTGGATTAGAGATAGCGAAGCAGCTGCGGGAACGTGGTGAGCGTGTGCTGGTCCTGGGTAAGACTCATAATCCGCAGAAGCACGGCGAAGGTTTTCCATTGGATGTTTATTATTCGGATCAAGTGGAGTCGGCGTCGGCGCGAATTGAGCAGATTTTAAACGGCGATGATATTGATCAATTTGTGTGGGCGGCTGGATATGGCTGGCGCGGCAATTTTGAAGATCAGCCGAGCGTTCGCAGTATGGCGGAAGTCAATTTTTCGGGCGCGTTGCCGCTGGTTCAATGGGCTTGGCGTAAGATGTCAACGCAGAATCGCAAGTCTGTACTGACGATTATCGGGTCGACAAGTAGCGTTAAAGCGCGCTCAGATGAAGCTGTGTACGTTGCGACGAAGCACGCTCAAGCGGGTTTGGCGCGAAGTTTGGGAATGCAGGCAGATGAACAAAAACTTCCAGTTAGGGTTGCGCTATTTTTGCCGGGCGCCATGAAAACTCCGTTTTGGAATGGGCGCGATCTTCCGGCTGACTATGTGTTTTTCAACGATCCTGCGAAAATTGCCACGCACATTATCAACGCGATTGATTGTCAGCAGCAGCCATTCTTGGAATGGGCGTTGCCAAAAGGTACGTTGGTTTAG
- a CDS encoding gluconeogenesis factor YvcK family protein produces the protein MTNGSNNDYFGVKVVVIGGGTGSFTLLSGLKKYTHSITALVNMVDDGGSTGVLRDELGVLPAGDVRQCLVALSTSPKVRDLFNYRFGEGSMKGHAFGNLFMAALEKMTGSFADAVELASEVLGVNGRVYPITLDDTTMSIKLKDGTVVDGQHAAESLKIPRGERPWLELKPPATINPRARQAILDADLVVIAPGLLYGSLAPALLVRGVTRALAETKAKKVYVCNLVTKPTQTDGFTVADFADEIERFSGVNMDYVLYNNHRPPEELIKKYAHDGEYLVEWDKELLKKKHYYASGKRLIADDVWVNTNSSSDPLAAQRSLIRHDADRVARELMRIYFA, from the coding sequence ATGACAAATGGTTCGAATAATGATTATTTTGGGGTAAAAGTTGTAGTTATCGGCGGCGGAACAGGAAGTTTCACGTTGCTTTCTGGATTGAAAAAATATACACACAGTATTACGGCGTTGGTCAATATGGTCGACGATGGCGGCTCAACTGGCGTGTTGCGCGATGAATTGGGCGTGTTGCCAGCGGGCGACGTCAGGCAATGCTTGGTGGCGCTAAGTACTTCGCCGAAAGTTCGTGATTTGTTCAATTACCGATTTGGCGAGGGCAGCATGAAAGGTCACGCGTTCGGCAATTTATTCATGGCGGCGCTGGAAAAGATGACAGGGAGTTTTGCTGATGCAGTGGAATTGGCTAGCGAAGTTTTGGGCGTCAATGGTCGAGTTTATCCGATTACTCTGGACGATACGACAATGTCGATTAAGCTGAAGGACGGCACGGTTGTTGATGGTCAGCATGCGGCTGAGTCGCTAAAGATTCCACGTGGCGAGCGTCCGTGGTTAGAGCTTAAACCGCCAGCTACGATTAACCCGCGAGCTCGTCAAGCGATTTTGGATGCCGATTTGGTGGTAATTGCGCCGGGGCTTTTATATGGTAGTTTGGCGCCAGCGTTGTTGGTTCGAGGTGTTACTCGAGCGCTTGCTGAAACGAAGGCGAAGAAAGTCTATGTTTGCAATTTGGTTACCAAGCCAACGCAGACTGATGGATTTACCGTGGCGGATTTTGCGGATGAAATTGAGCGATTTTCAGGGGTGAATATGGATTATGTGCTTTACAATAATCATCGTCCGCCAGAGGAATTGATAAAGAAATATGCCCACGACGGCGAATATTTGGTCGAGTGGGATAAGGAATTGCTGAAGAAAAAGCATTATTACGCGTCGGGCAAGCGTCTGATTGCTGATGACGTGTGGGTCAATACGAACTCCAGCAGCGATCCATTGGCGGCTCAACGTAGCCTAATTCGTCACGATGCCGACAGAGTAGCGCGCGAATTGATGCGGATTTATTTTGCGTAG
- a CDS encoding ribonuclease H family protein, whose amino-acid sequence MTTYYTDGSASPNPGPGGFAVIRDLQPYILGSEDGDTTNIRMEGKALIAALKDANGAPCVIYSDSEFWINVVTKWAPGWEKRGWTKKSGEIKNLDIVRELYELYSNSQADLRWVRGHEGDEGNELADEWANRAREGERLAK is encoded by the coding sequence ATGACAACTTACTATACTGACGGCTCTGCTTCGCCGAATCCCGGTCCAGGTGGGTTTGCGGTTATTCGTGATCTTCAGCCTTATATTTTGGGGTCAGAAGATGGTGATACCACTAATATTCGCATGGAAGGTAAAGCCTTAATTGCGGCATTGAAAGATGCTAATGGTGCGCCGTGTGTGATTTATTCTGATAGTGAATTTTGGATTAACGTGGTCACCAAGTGGGCGCCGGGCTGGGAAAAGCGCGGCTGGACGAAGAAGAGTGGCGAGATTAAAAATCTGGATATTGTGCGTGAACTGTACGAATTATATTCAAACTCTCAGGCGGATTTGCGTTGGGTGCGCGGTCATGAGGGCGACGAAGGGAATGAACTAGCGGACGAATGGGCTAATCGAGCGCGTGAAGGCGAGAGATTAGCTAAATAA
- a CDS encoding Kiwa anti-phage protein KwaB-like domain-containing protein, whose protein sequence is MEEVRETTDIFLWANQNDAKKNDLQIELFLFSKNYTPYFMPIKGDVEQQLRPLFLFDYINQVNLGAGTGLSVRDYELSESEDNVLLRTDLEKVGRAETLIHLIEHERHDIVEFSETEHEFKRMKGIVARFTDPNNSDATFYTVKLIQQGQTLKSALAWEFSDGKFGSFSAEVGFKVPDDNQVLIVGKDIFAFNPGKFERMFGYEYKKQVIADKKVAEIEKEYKLSFPEGMDLNALVKERKKTINKLQKLEIGAVKQEDVLDYADEMQLELMSDDNGAIIIMDGNDLDMFVNLINEDYIESKITGKRYEIKSKKLLGEPEGEPPRG, encoded by the coding sequence ATGGAAGAAGTGAGGGAAACGACTGATATTTTTTTGTGGGCAAATCAAAATGACGCAAAAAAGAATGATTTACAGATAGAGCTGTTCTTATTTAGCAAAAATTACACGCCGTATTTTATGCCAATAAAAGGCGATGTTGAGCAGCAACTCAGACCGTTGTTCTTGTTTGATTATATCAATCAAGTCAATTTGGGTGCGGGCACTGGATTGAGCGTTCGTGATTATGAATTGAGCGAATCGGAAGATAATGTTTTATTGAGGACTGACCTGGAGAAGGTTGGGCGAGCTGAAACGTTGATTCATCTAATCGAGCACGAGCGTCATGACATCGTGGAGTTTTCGGAAACTGAGCACGAATTCAAGCGCATGAAGGGAATTGTGGCGCGATTTACCGATCCGAACAACTCTGACGCGACATTCTACACGGTTAAGCTAATCCAGCAAGGTCAGACGCTGAAGAGCGCGTTGGCTTGGGAATTTTCTGATGGCAAATTTGGTTCGTTTAGTGCGGAAGTTGGTTTTAAGGTTCCGGATGATAATCAAGTTTTGATTGTTGGTAAAGATATTTTTGCGTTTAACCCTGGAAAATTTGAGCGAATGTTTGGCTATGAATATAAAAAGCAGGTGATTGCTGATAAAAAAGTAGCGGAAATTGAGAAGGAATATAAGCTAAGTTTTCCAGAGGGAATGGATCTTAATGCGCTAGTGAAGGAGCGAAAAAAGACGATTAATAAATTGCAGAAATTGGAAATCGGCGCGGTTAAGCAGGAAGATGTTCTGGACTATGCTGATGAGATGCAATTGGAATTGATGAGCGATGATAACGGCGCGATTATTATCATGGACGGCAATGATTTGGATATGTTCGTAAATCTCATTAACGAGGATTATATCGAGAGTAAAATCACGGGCAAGCGTTACGAAATTAAGTCGAAGAAGCTGCTCGGCGAGCCAGAAGGCGAACCGCCACGAGGCTAA
- a CDS encoding ATP-dependent DNA helicase, with protein sequence MDQELALAILLSGRSALLTGAAGTGKTHLLNNFIAQARKRGKKVSVTATTGLAATHLGGNTIHSWSGIGVNDHLPNNFFERLSKTRRDVISKTDVLIIDEISMLHDFRLDMIDKVLRTVRENDQPFGGIQLVMSGDFFQLPPVNRPNEQGGGFVVYSDAWQELQPAVLYLERQYRQNDERLLEVLTALRTGDVRRRHVEALLARTEIEPPDGDITELHTVNVDVDDINIQKLAELPGEERSYQQTTTGSKIYVENLQRSVLAPENLVIKLGALVMAVKNSPQKLYANGSIGTVVDFEPLTEYPVVEFRDGRRVTMVPDIWELRDGERKRASISQVPLRLAWAITVHKSQGMTLDAAKIDLRKAFVEGMGYVALSRVRDLDNLYLYGINRRALEVSPDALAIDEVLRQASRESAERYRDVVFRPH encoded by the coding sequence ATGGATCAAGAATTAGCGCTGGCTATTCTACTGAGCGGTCGGTCGGCGTTGCTGACTGGTGCGGCTGGAACGGGTAAAACTCACCTGTTGAATAATTTTATTGCGCAGGCGCGAAAGCGCGGTAAAAAGGTGTCGGTAACAGCGACAACTGGTCTGGCGGCGACGCACCTTGGTGGTAATACTATTCACAGTTGGAGTGGCATTGGTGTGAATGATCATTTGCCGAACAATTTTTTTGAACGATTGTCAAAAACGCGGCGTGATGTGATTTCTAAAACTGACGTGCTGATTATTGACGAGATTTCAATGCTTCACGATTTTCGGCTGGATATGATTGATAAAGTTTTACGAACCGTCAGGGAAAATGATCAGCCGTTTGGTGGTATTCAGTTGGTGATGAGCGGCGATTTTTTTCAATTGCCGCCAGTGAATCGTCCGAACGAGCAGGGCGGTGGATTTGTGGTTTATTCTGATGCTTGGCAAGAACTTCAGCCGGCGGTTTTATATTTGGAGCGACAATATCGTCAGAATGATGAGCGGCTTTTGGAGGTTCTGACCGCTCTAAGAACTGGCGATGTTAGGCGACGTCACGTCGAGGCGTTGCTGGCGCGCACGGAAATTGAGCCGCCAGATGGTGATATTACAGAACTGCACACCGTAAATGTTGATGTCGATGATATTAATATTCAAAAATTGGCGGAATTACCAGGAGAAGAGCGTTCGTATCAGCAAACGACGACGGGCTCGAAAATTTATGTAGAGAATCTGCAAAGGTCAGTTTTGGCTCCAGAAAATTTAGTGATTAAGCTGGGCGCGTTGGTGATGGCGGTTAAAAATTCGCCGCAAAAATTATATGCCAATGGAAGTATCGGCACGGTAGTTGATTTCGAGCCGCTGACGGAATATCCGGTTGTTGAGTTTCGAGATGGTCGTCGGGTGACGATGGTACCGGATATTTGGGAATTGCGAGACGGAGAGCGCAAACGAGCGAGTATTTCTCAAGTGCCGCTGCGTTTGGCGTGGGCTATAACAGTCCACAAAAGTCAGGGAATGACGCTGGATGCGGCTAAGATTGACCTGAGAAAGGCGTTTGTTGAAGGTATGGGTTATGTGGCTTTGAGTCGCGTGCGAGATTTGGACAATTTATATCTATACGGAATTAACCGTAGGGCGCTGGAAGTTTCTCCTGACGCGCTGGCAATTGATGAGGTCTTGAGGCAGGCAAGTAGGGAGTCTGCTGAGAGATATAGGGACGTGGTCTTTAGGCCTCATTAG
- a CDS encoding division/cell wall cluster transcriptional repressor MraZ, with protein MQTDYFERKLDDKRRLTIPAELRAEFASGVVLTRGFGKYLHLYPQQIWDREVESALTGSILDERVADLNVKFRRGKTASALDQKQGRVTIEQHLLDYAGIDREVVAVRAGEYFRLIAAENAE; from the coding sequence GTGCAGACAGATTACTTTGAGCGTAAGTTGGACGACAAGCGACGCTTGACAATTCCAGCTGAACTCAGGGCAGAATTTGCGTCAGGCGTTGTACTAACTCGCGGGTTTGGCAAATATCTCCACTTGTATCCACAGCAGATCTGGGATCGGGAAGTGGAAAGCGCTCTAACTGGAAGTATTCTGGACGAGCGAGTTGCCGACTTGAACGTTAAATTCCGACGAGGTAAAACCGCATCGGCGCTCGACCAAAAACAAGGACGAGTGACGATTGAGCAGCATTTGCTTGACTACGCTGGAATTGACAGAGAAGTCGTTGCTGTGCGAGCAGGGGAATATTTTCGGCTAATAGCGGCCGAGAATGCGGAATAG
- the rsmH gene encoding 16S rRNA (cytosine(1402)-N(4))-methyltransferase RsmH, with protein MMSIKEHPPQSEELQASEPIHVPVLLEITLSKLQPVEGESYLDLTAGYGGHARAFLNRTDSYLNSVLVDRDENAIKTLGDLAEKGVTLIHKDFVSAAQDLVKQGRKFDVILADLGVSSPQLDRAERGFSFRFDGPLDMRMDNRTEITAADIVNSYSVDDLTQLITRYGEENPGRARRIAQAIVKARPIQGTTELADLIKQTVGRGSMKHHPATRTFQALRIEVNRELKLIEELLPLLPRLLNKGGRVGIISFHSLEDRLIKRYFSEQATAGYEAELIVPEKKPVSGTEDVHNPRSRSAKFRYAVKK; from the coding sequence ATGATGAGTATTAAAGAACATCCACCACAGTCGGAAGAACTCCAAGCGAGCGAACCGATTCATGTTCCCGTACTTTTGGAGATAACCCTTAGCAAGCTGCAGCCAGTCGAAGGCGAGTCGTATCTCGACTTGACGGCTGGCTATGGCGGCCATGCCAGGGCATTCTTAAATAGGACGGATAGTTACTTGAACTCAGTGTTAGTCGATCGTGATGAAAACGCGATTAAAACATTGGGCGATTTGGCTGAAAAAGGCGTAACTTTAATTCACAAAGATTTTGTGAGCGCAGCGCAAGATTTGGTCAAGCAGGGACGCAAATTTGACGTGATTTTGGCTGATTTGGGGGTGTCGTCACCGCAGCTTGACAGAGCAGAGAGAGGTTTTTCGTTCAGATTTGACGGTCCGCTAGATATGCGGATGGACAATCGGACGGAAATTACAGCGGCAGATATTGTCAATTCGTATTCGGTTGATGATTTGACGCAGCTGATTACTCGTTACGGCGAGGAAAATCCCGGACGGGCGAGGCGAATTGCACAGGCAATTGTAAAAGCTCGACCAATTCAGGGAACGACTGAGCTGGCTGATCTGATCAAGCAAACCGTTGGTCGCGGTAGTATGAAGCATCATCCTGCGACTCGTACCTTTCAGGCGCTACGCATTGAAGTCAATCGCGAACTTAAGCTGATTGAAGAACTATTGCCACTTTTGCCACGCTTACTTAATAAGGGCGGGCGAGTAGGAATAATTAGTTTTCATAGCTTGGAAGACAGATTGATCAAGCGTTACTTTTCGGAGCAAGCAACGGCTGGCTATGAGGCTGAGCTGATTGTTCCAGAGAAAAAACCGGTGTCTGGAACTGAAGATGTTCACAATCCGCGTAGTCGAAGTGCAAAGTTTCGATACGCCGTGAAAAAATAA